One window from the genome of Alosa alosa isolate M-15738 ecotype Scorff River chromosome 15, AALO_Geno_1.1, whole genome shotgun sequence encodes:
- the LOC125307843 gene encoding uncharacterized protein LOC125307843 isoform X1, producing MIVTMLTAMYMMVKAAEQLGVRWGKEPEPLPYMLSQPIPWQIHSVSNSRRGSRAEERRNSLYRKNSGCSNGGCPPASPAPDSNCSNGGCPPTSPETVRAAATIQKEYRKYQQKKKDAN from the exons ATGATTGTAACCATGTTAACAGCCATGTATATGATGGTGAAAGCCGCAGAACAG TTGGGGGTCCGGTGGGGGAAGGAGCCAGAGCCGCTGCCCTACATGCTTTCGCAGCCCATCCCCTGGCAGATACACTCAGTGTCCAACAGCCGCAGAGGCAGCCGTGCAGAGGAg AGGAGGAACAGCTTGTACAGGAAGA ACTCCGGCTGCAGTAACGGTGGGTGCCCTCCCGCCAGTCCTGCTCCCGACTCCAACTGCAGCAACGGCGGGTGCCCTCCCACCAGTCCTGAAACGGTGAGAGCGGCCGCCACCATCCAGAAGGAGTACAGGAAATACCAGCAGAAGAAGAAGGATGCCAACTAG
- the LOC125307843 gene encoding uncharacterized protein LOC125307843 isoform X2 — MIVTMLTAMYMMVKAAEQLGVRWGKEPEPLPYMLSQPIPWQIHSVSNSRRGSRAEERRNSLYRKSPLRTLALNAVLTPAAVTVGALPPVLLPTPTAATAGALPPVLKR, encoded by the exons ATGATTGTAACCATGTTAACAGCCATGTATATGATGGTGAAAGCCGCAGAACAG TTGGGGGTCCGGTGGGGGAAGGAGCCAGAGCCGCTGCCCTACATGCTTTCGCAGCCCATCCCCTGGCAGATACACTCAGTGTCCAACAGCCGCAGAGGCAGCCGTGCAGAGGAg AGGAGGAACAGCTTGTACAGGAAGA GCCCTCTACGCACGCTTGCGTTGAATGCAGTGCTG ACTCCGGCTGCAGTAACGGTGGGTGCCCTCCCGCCAGTCCTGCTCCCGACTCCAACTGCAGCAACGGCGGGTGCCCTCCCACCAGTCCTGAAACGGTGA